The following coding sequences lie in one Rhodohalobacter barkolensis genomic window:
- the metX gene encoding homoserine O-acetyltransferase MetX: MNKGITTTTLETDFITESGFRFEKAPVAYKTWGELNSEKDNVILIFHALTGHAAADEWFPGIFGEGNICDPDEHFIICINVPGSCYGSVGPQSINPKNGKAYKNGFPEITIRDMVRFQQQLLDQLGITGIELVIGGSMGGMQALEFIFMDRRARSAVLIAMGKAHTPWAIGISHAQRAAIKNDPNWNNGIYEPENGPFRGVATARMMAMVTYRAPEDYNQKFGRKHQNEDGQFQIESYLNYQGQKLAKRMDAHTYITLTKAMDSHDISRNRSDFELILNRIEIPIQVIGITSDHLYPVAEQKELANLLPNGRFAEIDSHAGHDGFLIEFDQLNSIIKPFTHRKELLIY, encoded by the coding sequence ATGAATAAAGGTATCACTACAACAACTTTGGAAACGGATTTCATTACTGAATCCGGATTTCGGTTTGAAAAAGCGCCGGTTGCCTATAAAACCTGGGGTGAACTCAATAGTGAAAAGGATAACGTCATCTTGATTTTTCACGCACTGACGGGACACGCAGCCGCTGATGAATGGTTTCCCGGGATCTTTGGCGAAGGAAATATTTGCGATCCGGATGAGCATTTTATTATCTGCATCAACGTACCGGGAAGCTGTTATGGTTCTGTAGGTCCTCAATCCATCAACCCGAAAAACGGTAAAGCTTACAAAAATGGCTTTCCCGAAATCACCATTCGGGATATGGTTCGATTTCAACAACAACTGTTGGATCAACTTGGTATTACCGGAATTGAACTCGTAATCGGCGGTTCCATGGGCGGAATGCAAGCTCTGGAATTCATATTTATGGATCGCCGTGCTCGTTCAGCTGTACTGATCGCCATGGGGAAAGCTCATACCCCATGGGCGATCGGTATCAGCCATGCCCAGAGAGCAGCCATTAAAAATGACCCAAACTGGAACAATGGAATTTATGAACCGGAAAACGGTCCGTTCCGGGGTGTAGCTACAGCACGAATGATGGCGATGGTGACCTATCGGGCACCTGAAGATTACAACCAAAAATTTGGGCGAAAACATCAGAATGAAGATGGCCAGTTTCAGATCGAGTCCTATCTCAACTACCAGGGACAGAAGCTGGCAAAGCGAATGGACGCTCACACCTATATCACTCTTACAAAGGCGATGGATTCTCATGATATCTCCCGAAATAGAAGTGACTTTGAACTGATTTTGAATCGCATTGAAATTCCGATTCAGGTCATTGGGATCACTTCAGATCACCTCTACCCTGTTGCCGAACAGAAAGAGCTGGCGAATCTTTTGCCTAATGGTCGTTTCGCAGAGATCGATTCACACGCAGGCCATGACGGATTTCTAATCGAATTTGATCAGCTCAATAGTATCATCAAACCCTTTACCCACCGAAAAGAACTTTTAATCTACTGA
- the mutL gene encoding DNA mismatch repair endonuclease MutL gives MPPELSNKIAAGEVIQRPASVAKELLDNAVDAGADRIKLIVQQAGRTLIQVIDNGCGMSAADARLCFERHATSKIQSVEDLFRIRTMGFRGEAMASIASISQVEMKTKRVDDESGILLEIWGGEEKRFEPVATDDGTSVAIRNLFYNVPARRQFLKTDATELKHIIRVFQNIVLANTDIEFELHADGDRIYHLPKQELKQRVADIFGKQYRASLIPFNEETSYVKIHGLLADPKLAKKSRGEQFLFVNGRPFQHRYLSYVILSLFDAWTKQNEYPFYAIFLEIDPAQVDVNVHPAKMEVKFDDERSITQLARSVVKKALNEHFVVPDVGKSDFMENDFDLSFDQIGQRDNTGSQQFQQRGRPSEPVQFPSRINFGQSSGRDGNETARQLYGEAEQNEDSVGGGKESAKKSSSGDKTFWQLHNRYILTQTRTGLTVIDQHAAHKRIIYENTLSATEESLPFTQQLLFARTIELSASEFSLLEELLPIIQRMGFSIDLLSGNTAIINGVPADIDIGDERQVLRDMLHQYRDLDKTLKLEAREKVAIAFASRTAIPRGKRLTEQEMELLIDQLFACEEPYKDPLQHPTLMYMSMEEIMRRFR, from the coding sequence ATGCCCCCGGAGCTCTCCAATAAAATAGCCGCAGGCGAAGTGATACAGCGACCTGCTTCGGTAGCCAAGGAACTTCTCGATAATGCGGTTGATGCCGGTGCCGACCGAATTAAGCTGATTGTACAGCAAGCCGGACGCACACTCATTCAGGTTATCGACAACGGTTGTGGTATGTCAGCGGCTGATGCCAGACTCTGTTTTGAGCGGCATGCGACGTCTAAGATTCAATCTGTGGAAGATCTGTTCAGAATTCGAACCATGGGTTTTCGAGGCGAAGCTATGGCCTCAATTGCATCTATTTCTCAGGTTGAGATGAAAACCAAACGGGTGGACGATGAGTCGGGAATTCTTCTTGAGATTTGGGGTGGAGAGGAGAAACGTTTTGAACCTGTTGCTACCGATGACGGAACCTCCGTTGCCATTCGAAACTTGTTTTATAATGTTCCTGCAAGGCGACAATTTTTAAAAACCGATGCCACAGAACTGAAACATATCATTCGCGTGTTTCAAAATATTGTTTTGGCCAATACTGATATTGAATTTGAACTGCATGCGGATGGTGATAGGATCTACCATCTTCCAAAACAGGAGCTGAAACAGAGAGTGGCCGATATATTTGGTAAGCAATACCGCGCCAGCCTGATTCCGTTTAACGAAGAGACAAGCTATGTAAAAATACACGGTCTGCTTGCTGATCCGAAACTTGCCAAGAAATCACGCGGAGAACAGTTCCTGTTCGTGAATGGAAGACCCTTTCAGCATCGCTATCTCTCTTATGTGATTTTAAGTTTGTTTGACGCTTGGACCAAACAAAATGAGTATCCGTTTTATGCCATCTTTTTAGAAATAGATCCTGCTCAGGTGGATGTGAATGTTCATCCGGCTAAGATGGAGGTGAAATTTGATGACGAGCGGAGTATTACACAGCTGGCCCGATCGGTTGTGAAAAAAGCACTCAACGAACATTTTGTGGTACCGGATGTTGGGAAGTCTGATTTTATGGAAAATGATTTTGATCTCAGTTTTGATCAGATCGGACAAAGGGATAACACCGGTAGTCAACAGTTTCAACAGCGGGGACGCCCATCAGAGCCGGTTCAGTTTCCTTCGAGAATCAATTTTGGACAATCTTCCGGCCGGGATGGAAACGAAACCGCCCGGCAACTTTACGGAGAAGCTGAACAGAATGAAGACAGTGTTGGGGGAGGCAAGGAGAGTGCTAAAAAATCAAGTAGCGGTGATAAAACCTTTTGGCAACTGCACAACCGGTATATTTTAACACAAACGCGAACCGGGCTAACCGTTATCGATCAGCATGCAGCTCACAAACGAATTATTTACGAAAACACATTGAGCGCCACTGAAGAATCTCTGCCGTTTACCCAACAACTTCTTTTTGCCAGAACAATAGAGCTCAGTGCATCCGAATTTTCTCTCTTGGAAGAATTGCTTCCAATCATTCAGCGAATGGGTTTTAGTATTGATCTTTTGAGTGGTAACACAGCTATCATCAATGGTGTGCCGGCCGATATTGATATCGGAGATGAGCGCCAGGTTCTACGGGATATGCTTCATCAGTACCGGGATCTGGATAAAACCTTGAAGCTCGAAGCCCGGGAGAAAGTAGCGATTGCATTTGCCTCCAGAACAGCCATTCCCAGAGGAAAACGACTCACCGAGCAGGAAATGGAGTTACTGATTGATCAGCTTTTTGCCTGTGAAGAACCCTACAAAGATCCCCTTCAGCATCCCACATTGATGTACATGTCGATGGAAGAGATTATGAGAAGATTTCGATAA
- a CDS encoding O-acetylhomoserine aminocarboxypropyltransferase/cysteine synthase family protein: protein MSSNGKSKNYRFETLQLHAGQEPDPTTGSRAVPIYQTTSYQFNNTDHAADLFGLKEFGNIYTRIMNPTTDVFEKRIAALEGGAAAVATASGQSAQFLAITTLAQAGDNIVATQNLYGGTYNQFKVTLPRLGIDVKFSENDEPAEFEALIDDKTRAIYVESIGNPRGNVPDFDGISAVAKKHGVALIVDNTFGAGGAIARPIDHGANIVVESATKWIGGHGTSIGGVIVDAGNFDWGNGRYPLFTEPAPGYHGLNFWEVFGEGGPFGNIALAIRARVEGLRDIGAAQSPFNSFLLLQGLETLSLRAERHTTNAQKLAEWLQEQDSVSWVNYTGLPDHPHHENGKKYLRNGRFGAVLTFGVKGGFDAAKTFIENVELASHLANVGDAKTLVIHPSSTTHQQLSDSEQEAGGVKKDLIRVSVGIEHIDDIIEDFEQAFEKAGNR from the coding sequence ATGAGCAGCAACGGAAAATCCAAAAACTACCGATTCGAAACCCTTCAGCTCCACGCGGGTCAGGAACCTGATCCAACAACCGGATCAAGGGCTGTGCCAATCTATCAAACTACATCTTACCAGTTCAACAATACTGATCATGCCGCAGATCTATTCGGGCTGAAAGAATTTGGGAATATCTATACCCGAATCATGAATCCTACTACAGATGTATTTGAAAAACGAATTGCAGCTTTGGAAGGCGGAGCTGCAGCTGTAGCCACTGCATCCGGTCAGTCTGCGCAGTTTCTGGCTATAACTACTTTGGCTCAGGCCGGAGATAACATCGTGGCTACGCAAAATCTCTATGGCGGAACTTATAACCAGTTCAAGGTAACCCTGCCCCGTCTTGGCATCGATGTGAAATTTTCTGAAAACGATGAACCGGCTGAATTTGAAGCACTCATTGATGATAAAACCAGAGCGATTTACGTGGAGAGCATTGGTAATCCTCGCGGTAATGTACCTGATTTTGATGGTATTTCAGCCGTTGCCAAAAAACATGGTGTCGCTCTGATTGTTGACAATACATTCGGAGCCGGCGGCGCCATTGCCCGACCTATCGACCACGGCGCCAACATTGTGGTAGAGTCGGCCACAAAATGGATTGGCGGACATGGAACCAGTATTGGCGGTGTAATTGTGGATGCCGGAAACTTTGACTGGGGTAACGGGCGATATCCTCTCTTCACTGAACCGGCTCCGGGTTATCACGGACTGAACTTCTGGGAAGTATTCGGCGAAGGCGGTCCGTTTGGAAATATTGCACTTGCAATTCGGGCCCGGGTTGAAGGTCTTCGGGATATTGGAGCAGCACAATCGCCATTTAACAGTTTTCTACTTCTTCAGGGATTGGAAACTCTCTCGCTCCGGGCTGAGCGACACACTACAAATGCACAAAAATTAGCCGAGTGGCTGCAGGAACAGGACTCCGTTTCGTGGGTAAACTACACCGGACTTCCGGATCATCCGCATCACGAGAATGGAAAGAAATATCTCAGAAACGGGCGGTTCGGAGCAGTTCTCACATTTGGAGTAAAAGGCGGTTTTGATGCTGCTAAAACTTTTATAGAAAATGTTGAGCTGGCGAGCCATCTGGCAAATGTGGGGGACGCTAAAACATTAGTCATTCATCCCTCGTCAACCACTCATCAGCAGCTGAGTGATTCAGAGCAGGAAGCCGGTGGCGTTAAAAAAGACCTAATTCGAGTGTCGGTTGGAATTGAACACATCGATGACATCATCGAAGATTTTGAGCAAGCTTTTGAAAAAGCGGGGAACCGATAA
- the era gene encoding GTPase Era, whose translation MTDQPHKSGYVALIGKPNAGKSTLMNHILGTKISITTHKPQTTRHQVVGIYSDDDTQVIFLDTPGVITPKYELQRAMMNTVERARADADVILFIFDPTDKFPTHEVIELLRTINKPIFLVVNKMDQASRSRAEAKVNELKEKLRFKEIHYVSALQGNGIDELLQSIRTQLIPGPPYYPKEDLSEHPVRFFVSELIREQVFLQFQEEIPYSCTVDVISYEADDDIDRISADIIVNRKSQKGILIGKKGAAIKELGIKSREAIEDFIGKKVFLDLHVKVREKWREQENWVRNMGY comes from the coding sequence TTGACTGATCAACCACATAAGTCCGGATACGTAGCTCTCATTGGAAAACCCAATGCAGGAAAATCTACGCTGATGAATCATATTCTGGGCACAAAAATATCCATAACCACCCACAAACCTCAGACCACGCGACACCAGGTGGTCGGTATCTACTCGGATGATGATACTCAGGTCATCTTCCTGGACACTCCGGGGGTCATTACGCCAAAATATGAGCTTCAGCGAGCGATGATGAATACGGTTGAAAGAGCCCGTGCCGACGCTGATGTGATTCTTTTCATCTTCGATCCAACTGATAAATTCCCGACTCATGAAGTCATTGAGCTTCTCAGAACCATCAATAAACCTATTTTCCTGGTGGTCAATAAGATGGATCAGGCAAGCCGTTCCAGAGCTGAAGCAAAAGTGAATGAGCTGAAAGAGAAGTTGCGTTTTAAGGAAATCCACTACGTATCCGCACTACAGGGAAATGGTATAGATGAACTTTTACAGTCGATCCGAACCCAACTCATTCCCGGTCCTCCCTACTACCCAAAAGAGGATTTAAGTGAACACCCTGTACGATTTTTTGTATCCGAACTCATCAGAGAACAGGTATTTCTTCAATTTCAGGAAGAGATTCCCTACTCCTGTACAGTGGATGTGATCAGCTACGAAGCGGATGATGATATTGACCGGATCAGTGCCGACATTATTGTTAATCGAAAATCACAAAAAGGTATTTTGATTGGGAAAAAAGGAGCCGCCATCAAAGAACTCGGTATCAAATCACGCGAAGCCATAGAAGACTTTATCGGCAAAAAAGTATTCCTGGATCTTCACGTAAAAGTTCGCGAAAAGTGGCGCGAGCAGGAAAATTGGGTTCGGAATATGGGGTATTGA
- the mraZ gene encoding division/cell wall cluster transcriptional repressor MraZ: MPSFKGEYEHSVDNKGRVAFPAKLRKILKPEAQERFTLLRGLEPCLYLYPQDEWELVEDKLSQINSFSRQGRTVKRNFLRFAEDLVLDKQNRLSLPSHLMEWSGISDSAIFIGSGERIEVWSPKKLEEVDAELSFESYQDLFEEVMGGQNNGGE, translated from the coding sequence GTGCCAAGTTTTAAAGGGGAATACGAACACAGTGTAGATAATAAAGGCCGTGTTGCTTTTCCGGCCAAACTACGCAAGATCCTCAAGCCTGAGGCCCAGGAGAGGTTTACCCTTTTGCGAGGCCTCGAACCTTGTCTCTATCTCTACCCACAAGACGAATGGGAACTTGTTGAAGATAAACTCTCACAAATCAATAGTTTTTCCCGTCAAGGCCGAACCGTTAAACGAAATTTCCTTCGATTTGCTGAAGATCTGGTTCTGGACAAACAAAATCGCCTTTCTCTTCCATCCCACTTAATGGAATGGTCCGGAATCTCAGACAGCGCCATCTTTATAGGCAGTGGTGAACGAATCGAAGTTTGGTCACCTAAAAAACTTGAAGAAGTTGATGCCGAACTCAGTTTTGAATCCTATCAGGACCTTTTTGAAGAGGTTATGGGCGGACAAAACAATGGAGGGGAATAG
- a CDS encoding C40 family peptidase: MSTKRYLSIISFLFLLTGCGVVPRDSGPQSQPSGSGNLPAAASVSSFDRVVNQLHSAHREWEGTPYQLGGNGINGIDCSAFTQVVYRDFFGEDLPRNTRNQLQEGSGVRRESIRPGDLIFFRTSRNVLHVGIAMEDGDFLHASVSSGVMISNLSESYWAGRYIGTRRVL; the protein is encoded by the coding sequence ATGTCAACGAAGCGATATCTAAGTATTATCTCCTTTTTATTTTTACTGACCGGTTGCGGTGTAGTGCCGAGAGATAGCGGTCCTCAATCACAACCTTCCGGTTCCGGTAATCTTCCGGCAGCTGCTTCTGTTTCATCATTTGATCGTGTTGTAAATCAGCTCCACAGTGCTCACCGCGAATGGGAGGGAACGCCTTATCAACTGGGTGGAAACGGTATTAACGGAATCGATTGTTCAGCCTTTACACAGGTAGTTTATCGTGATTTTTTCGGTGAAGATCTACCGCGCAATACGCGTAATCAGCTGCAAGAGGGATCGGGAGTGAGAAGAGAGAGTATCAGGCCGGGTGATCTGATCTTTTTTAGAACCAGCCGAAATGTTCTTCACGTAGGGATAGCAATGGAAGATGGAGACTTTCTGCACGCTTCGGTATCCAGCGGAGTGATGATCTCAAACCTGTCTGAGTCATATTGGGCCGGCAGATACATTGGGACTAGAAGGGTTCTTTAG
- a CDS encoding Xaa-Pro dipeptidyl-peptidase, with the protein MKKFTGSLIQCLILVAFILTSATAQPSTLTVPLIEDGQAQIIEAFQNPEEWIRHDLWVETDFDTDGDGNPDRMYVSVTRPAQTENGDLKLPVIYETSPYYAGTARPPYDFFWDVKQELGEDPPVRKPGPEIERRGERPIISNSHTSTWVPRGFIVVHSTSPGTGLSDGSPSVGGENEALAPKAVIDWLNGRANGYTTRDGDEEVEAFWTNGNVGMTGTSYNGFLPFAAATTGVDGLKAIIPVAPVTSFYMYYRSNGLVRSPGGYLGEDADVLYDFVHSGDEAKREYNNRTMRDGIMAEGLDRKNGDYNDFWEERDYLKQMENYKAATLMAHAFNDWNVMTENSYQAYEKLQEMGVPSMVYYHQGGHGGEPPHELMNKWFTRYLFEVENGVEDLERSWIVRERDERENPTPYENYPHPAASPVTFHLTSGAPERGGLTLSQPESQGNETLVDNYSFTGSALAQAEWTDHRLIYLTPELQDSVHISGVPSVSVTLASSKPAANLTVWLVSLPWNEGRNSQITDNIITRGWASPQNRNSLRESEPLEPGEFYTVEFDLQPDDQIIPYGQQIGLLIFSSDKEYTLWPQPGTELTIDLDNTTLTLPVVNGRDALSGMN; encoded by the coding sequence ATGAAGAAATTTACCGGCTCACTCATTCAATGTCTGATTCTCGTTGCATTTATTTTAACATCGGCAACTGCTCAGCCGTCGACTCTCACAGTTCCTCTGATTGAAGATGGACAAGCTCAGATCATCGAGGCGTTCCAGAACCCTGAAGAGTGGATTCGCCATGATCTTTGGGTAGAAACCGATTTTGACACAGATGGAGACGGAAATCCCGACAGGATGTACGTATCCGTTACACGACCGGCTCAAACCGAAAACGGTGACCTGAAACTACCCGTTATCTATGAGACTAGCCCCTATTATGCCGGAACCGCTCGTCCGCCATACGATTTCTTCTGGGATGTAAAGCAGGAACTTGGAGAAGACCCTCCGGTTCGGAAACCGGGTCCTGAAATTGAACGCCGTGGTGAACGACCTATCATCTCCAATTCACACACTTCCACGTGGGTTCCGCGCGGATTTATCGTGGTTCACTCCACATCACCCGGAACCGGACTGTCTGACGGTTCACCTTCTGTTGGTGGAGAAAATGAAGCACTGGCTCCAAAAGCTGTCATTGACTGGTTAAACGGCCGGGCTAACGGATACACAACACGAGATGGAGACGAAGAGGTTGAGGCATTCTGGACCAATGGCAATGTGGGGATGACCGGAACATCCTATAACGGATTTTTACCGTTTGCAGCGGCCACAACCGGCGTGGATGGATTGAAGGCGATCATACCGGTAGCTCCAGTAACTTCTTTCTACATGTACTATCGGTCCAACGGGTTGGTACGATCTCCCGGCGGTTACCTTGGTGAAGATGCCGATGTACTTTATGACTTCGTACACAGCGGGGACGAAGCTAAACGAGAATACAACAACCGCACCATGCGAGATGGCATCATGGCCGAGGGACTGGATCGAAAAAACGGAGATTACAACGATTTCTGGGAAGAACGGGATTACCTCAAACAGATGGAGAATTATAAAGCTGCAACATTGATGGCCCACGCTTTTAATGACTGGAATGTAATGACAGAGAACAGCTATCAGGCCTATGAAAAACTACAAGAAATGGGTGTGCCATCCATGGTTTACTATCATCAGGGTGGTCACGGTGGCGAACCTCCACACGAATTGATGAATAAGTGGTTTACCCGATACCTTTTTGAGGTTGAAAACGGAGTTGAGGATCTGGAAAGATCATGGATTGTACGTGAACGTGATGAGCGTGAAAATCCTACCCCCTACGAAAATTATCCACATCCGGCAGCCTCTCCGGTTACGTTTCATCTGACATCCGGTGCACCCGAAAGAGGTGGATTGACGCTTTCGCAACCCGAGTCTCAGGGAAATGAAACACTGGTTGATAACTACTCCTTTACGGGTTCAGCACTGGCTCAGGCCGAATGGACAGATCACCGATTAATCTACCTGACACCTGAACTTCAGGACTCTGTTCATATCTCCGGAGTGCCTTCGGTTTCCGTTACATTGGCGAGCAGTAAACCGGCTGCAAACTTAACCGTATGGCTCGTTTCGCTTCCGTGGAATGAGGGTCGAAACTCTCAAATTACCGATAATATTATCACGAGAGGTTGGGCGAGTCCGCAAAATAGAAACTCACTTCGGGAAAGTGAACCATTGGAACCCGGAGAATTTTATACTGTTGAATTTGACCTTCAACCGGATGATCAGATCATCCCTTACGGTCAGCAAATAGGTCTGCTTATTTTCTCTAGTGACAAAGAGTATACTCTTTGGCCACAACCGGGTACAGAGTTAACTATTGACCTGGACAATACAACCTTAACACTTCCGGTAGTGAACGGCAGGGATGCACTTTCAGGCATGAATTAA
- a CDS encoding 1,4-dihydroxy-2-naphthoyl-CoA synthase, translated as MSDWKTVKEYEDITYKKRDGVARIAFNRPEVRNAFRPQTLFELEEALIDAREDTSIGVILLSGEGPSKKDGGWAFCSGGDQKVRGKQGYEGVDGVQRLNVLDIQRIIRFMSKVVICVVPGWAVGGGHSLHVVCDLTLASKEHGIFKQTDADVASFDGGFGSALLARQVGQKRAREIFFLGRDYSAQEAYEMGMVNEVVPHDELEETAFEWAQEILGKSPTAIRMIKFALNLVDDGMVGQQVFSGEATRLAYMTDEAEEGRKAFLEKRKPNFKKFPWLSL; from the coding sequence ATGTCTGACTGGAAAACTGTAAAAGAGTACGAAGATATCACCTATAAAAAACGTGATGGTGTAGCACGAATTGCGTTTAACCGACCGGAAGTGAGAAATGCTTTTCGCCCGCAAACTCTGTTTGAACTGGAAGAGGCTTTAATTGATGCCCGGGAAGACACTTCGATTGGTGTAATTCTGCTCTCAGGAGAAGGACCTTCTAAAAAAGATGGCGGTTGGGCATTTTGTTCCGGCGGGGACCAAAAAGTTCGTGGTAAACAGGGGTATGAAGGAGTGGATGGCGTTCAGAGACTCAATGTACTTGATATTCAGAGGATCATCCGGTTTATGAGCAAGGTGGTTATTTGTGTGGTGCCGGGTTGGGCCGTTGGCGGCGGACACAGTCTACACGTTGTTTGTGATCTTACACTTGCCAGTAAAGAACATGGAATTTTCAAGCAGACCGATGCGGATGTGGCCAGTTTTGACGGCGGATTCGGTTCTGCTCTTCTCGCACGACAAGTAGGACAAAAGCGGGCTCGTGAAATCTTCTTCTTAGGAAGAGATTATTCGGCACAGGAAGCATATGAAATGGGTATGGTAAACGAAGTGGTTCCTCATGATGAACTGGAAGAGACCGCTTTTGAATGGGCTCAGGAGATTCTCGGCAAGAGCCCAACCGCTATACGCATGATTAAATTCGCTTTAAACCTGGTGGATGACGGTATGGTGGGGCAGCAGGTGTTCTCAGGCGAAGCAACCCGTCTCGCTTATATGACCGATGAGGCCGAAGAGGGGCGAAAAGCATTTTTAGAGAAGAGAAAGCCAAACTTCAAGAAGTTCCCCTGGTTGAGTTTGTAA
- the menH gene encoding 2-succinyl-6-hydroxy-2,4-cyclohexadiene-1-carboxylate synthase produces MKLYADGIAYHLTIHQSEPSLPNLILFHGFMGSGKVFEPLVDRLKSFCNPITIDLAGHGNTETPANTELFHADRQVAQLKSILDRLSFDRLFAFGYSMGGRLLFQLITTFPELFDGAILESTHCGLSSDKEKKQRITVDELRAESILNNFDQFLKEWINLPLFKHTPDTARKAYQTIMENQKPECMAASLRGFGSGTMPTVCDKLQDVQFPLYLIAGEYDQKYVDRMASIAKLCNDSTFQIVEKAGHRIHTDQPDTWIQILKNFITQHYV; encoded by the coding sequence ATGAAACTTTATGCCGATGGAATTGCGTACCATCTTACCATCCACCAATCTGAACCATCTCTTCCCAACCTGATTCTCTTTCATGGATTCATGGGTTCGGGTAAAGTTTTTGAACCGCTGGTAGACCGACTGAAGTCTTTTTGTAATCCCATCACAATTGACCTTGCGGGACATGGTAACACTGAGACACCGGCTAACACAGAGTTATTCCATGCAGATCGGCAAGTTGCTCAGCTAAAATCGATTCTTGATCGGCTCTCATTTGATCGGCTTTTTGCATTTGGATACAGTATGGGCGGCAGACTGCTTTTTCAGTTGATTACCACCTTTCCTGAACTTTTTGATGGAGCCATACTTGAGAGTACACACTGCGGATTAAGCTCAGATAAAGAGAAAAAACAGCGAATTACCGTTGATGAACTTCGGGCTGAGTCGATTCTGAACAACTTTGATCAGTTTCTTAAAGAGTGGATAAACCTGCCTCTTTTCAAGCACACTCCGGACACGGCCAGGAAAGCTTATCAAACCATTATGGAAAATCAAAAACCCGAGTGCATGGCTGCTTCTTTGCGTGGCTTTGGATCAGGTACGATGCCGACTGTTTGTGATAAGTTGCAAGATGTGCAATTCCCTCTCTATCTTATTGCCGGAGAATATGACCAAAAGTATGTTGATCGGATGGCTTCTATTGCCAAACTGTGCAATGATTCAACGTTTCAGATTGTTGAAAAAGCCGGTCACCGGATACACACCGATCAGCCTGATACCTGGATTCAAATTTTAAAAAATTTTATCACACAACATTATGTCTGA
- a CDS encoding pyridoxine 5'-phosphate synthase, which produces MQLLVNIDHIATLRNARGEGYPDPVEAAEVCEKAGAAGIVFHLRGDRRHIRDEDVYRLKKSVKGALDFEMAATEEMIEICNEIKPELCTLVPEGREELTTEGGLDMKKVYDDFNNRVFPKFKGTGIKMSLFLDPNPEDIKLAHKLGADAIELHTGVFANAQDEHSRKKELIRLKEGAELIHEFGMTVNAGHGLNLNNLPLLIEEVPHLHDISIGHALVSKAVFWGLDRTVKEYLRIMDQAYNE; this is translated from the coding sequence ATGCAATTACTTGTAAATATCGATCACATAGCAACGCTTCGGAATGCCCGCGGTGAGGGATATCCCGATCCTGTTGAAGCTGCCGAAGTTTGTGAAAAAGCCGGAGCCGCCGGAATCGTGTTTCATTTGCGGGGTGATCGCCGTCACATTCGTGATGAAGATGTCTACCGATTGAAAAAATCTGTGAAAGGCGCTCTCGACTTTGAAATGGCCGCCACAGAAGAGATGATTGAAATTTGTAACGAGATCAAACCGGAACTCTGCACGCTTGTTCCCGAAGGCCGCGAGGAGCTGACGACTGAAGGCGGACTCGACATGAAAAAAGTCTATGATGACTTTAATAACCGAGTTTTCCCGAAGTTTAAAGGAACCGGGATTAAGATGAGCCTCTTTCTGGATCCTAATCCGGAGGATATCAAACTGGCTCATAAATTAGGGGCTGATGCCATTGAACTCCATACAGGAGTTTTTGCAAATGCGCAGGACGAACATAGCCGGAAAAAGGAACTCATTCGGTTGAAAGAAGGTGCTGAGCTGATTCATGAATTTGGGATGACAGTCAACGCCGGACACGGCCTGAACCTCAACAATTTACCCCTTTTGATTGAAGAAGTACCACATTTACACGATATCAGTATTGGACACGCTTTAGTATCCAAAGCTGTTTTCTGGGGTTTGGATCGAACCGTGAAGGAGTATTTGAGGATTATGGACCAAGCATATAATGAATAA